A genome region from Chengkuizengella sp. SCS-71B includes the following:
- a CDS encoding alanine--tRNA ligase-related protein: MIGIQGSFVGELSEVYIDEATAYEDLIGNKKKVIEIVNKEENLFYRTLQQGEFEIQKHKGKVTGADAFYFYETFGFPLELTEEFLTESGYSMEDKASYIEAAKKHAEKSRTASVGKFKGGLAEHSTETTALHTASHLLLAGLREVLGDHVHQQGSNITSERLRFDFNHDEKLTPEQIAEVEKYVNDAISSKAVTYISELPKIEAKESNVEGNFWDKYPDIVKVYTIKDNEGKVWSREVCGGPHVKDTTNLGKFSIKKEQSSAAGVRRIKGVINKYFQNAEQ, from the coding sequence ATGATAGGTATACAAGGAAGTTTTGTGGGTGAGTTGTCTGAAGTTTATATAGATGAAGCAACAGCTTATGAAGATTTGATAGGTAATAAAAAGAAAGTTATCGAAATAGTAAATAAGGAAGAAAATCTTTTCTATAGAACTTTACAGCAAGGAGAATTTGAAATACAAAAACATAAGGGTAAAGTTACAGGTGCAGATGCCTTTTATTTTTACGAAACATTTGGGTTTCCCTTGGAGTTGACGGAAGAATTTCTAACTGAAAGTGGATATAGCATGGAGGACAAGGCGTCTTATATAGAAGCGGCAAAGAAACATGCTGAAAAGAGCAGAACTGCTTCTGTGGGTAAATTTAAAGGTGGATTAGCTGAACATTCAACAGAAACAACAGCGCTGCACACGGCATCTCATTTATTACTTGCTGGTTTAAGGGAAGTTTTAGGTGATCATGTTCATCAACAAGGAAGTAATATTACTTCAGAACGATTACGGTTTGACTTCAACCATGATGAAAAACTTACGCCAGAGCAAATAGCTGAGGTGGAAAAGTATGTGAATGATGCGATTTCATCAAAAGCAGTTACCTATATTTCAGAGCTGCCTAAAATTGAAGCGAAAGAAAGTAATGTTGAAGGGAATTTTTGGGATAAATATCCGGATATCGTTAAGGTGTATACAATCAAAGATAACGAAGGGAAAGTTTGGAGTCGAGAAGTATGTGGAGGACCTCATGTAAAAGATACAACAAACTTAGGAAAGTTCAGTATTAAAAAAGAACAATCTTCTGCTGCTGGAGTTAGAAGGATTAAAGGAGTAATTAATAAATATTTCCAGAACGCGGAACAATAG
- a CDS encoding NAD-dependent epimerase/dehydratase family protein → MRIFITGVAGFLGSHLADRLIKLGNEVIGVDNLIGGDIDNVNDSVEFHQVDCDLDTMVTLMKDCDIVFHAACTAHDGFSLFSPYLITKNTFQITMSVLSAAVQNKVKKFVFCSSMSRYGEQKKMPFTEDMLCNPTVPYGVAKYASELVVKQLCELNGINWVVIVPHNIIGPRQCYTDPFRNVAAIMINRMLQSKQPIIYGDGSHKRCFSYIDDVIYCLEKVLVQGNVNGEIINVGPDEEFVSINELAETIADIMNFPLKPIYVPIRPNEVKYATCSSDKARKLLDYSTKTSLKDGLVSMVNFISQKGSKNFNYTYPIEIINEITPITWRNKLI, encoded by the coding sequence ATGAGGATTTTTATCACTGGAGTAGCTGGTTTTTTGGGAAGCCACCTTGCAGATCGGTTGATAAAGCTAGGTAATGAAGTCATTGGAGTAGATAACTTAATTGGAGGGGATATAGATAATGTTAACGATAGTGTAGAATTTCATCAAGTTGATTGTGATTTAGATACTATGGTAACACTTATGAAAGATTGTGATATTGTATTCCATGCGGCTTGTACTGCCCATGATGGTTTTTCGTTATTTTCCCCATATCTTATAACTAAAAATACTTTTCAAATAACAATGAGTGTGTTGAGTGCAGCAGTTCAAAATAAGGTTAAAAAGTTTGTGTTTTGTTCTAGCATGTCAAGATATGGAGAACAAAAAAAAATGCCATTCACAGAAGATATGTTGTGTAATCCTACTGTTCCATATGGAGTAGCTAAATATGCATCAGAGCTTGTAGTGAAACAGTTATGTGAATTAAATGGAATTAATTGGGTTGTTATTGTTCCACACAATATTATCGGGCCGAGACAGTGTTATACAGATCCATTTAGAAATGTTGCAGCAATCATGATAAATCGAATGTTGCAGAGTAAACAACCAATTATTTATGGGGATGGCTCGCATAAAAGATGTTTTTCTTATATTGATGATGTAATATATTGTCTAGAGAAAGTATTAGTGCAAGGTAATGTGAATGGAGAAATTATTAATGTTGGACCTGATGAAGAGTTTGTTTCTATTAATGAACTTGCTGAAACTATTGCTGACATAATGAATTTTCCCCTAAAACCTATTTATGTTCCGATAAGACCCAATGAAGTGAAATATGCAACTTGTTCATCAGATAAAGCAAGAAAGCTTTTAGATTATTCAACAAAGACATCGTTAAAAGATGGATTAGTTTCTATGGTAAATTTTATATCGCAAAAAGGATCTAAAAATTTTAATTATACTTATCCTATTGAAATAATAAATGAAATCACTCCTATTACTTGGAGAAATAAGCTTATATAA
- a CDS encoding DUF1801 domain-containing protein has protein sequence MYKLENPEVAEVFNKYPETMRQKLMFLRKLVLDTASDLEEVNNIEETLKWGEPSYLTKSGSTIRMNLKKSNSDQYAMYFVCTTNLVETFRELYGESFKFEGNRAIIFDKNDEVPINELKHCISLALTYHRRKHLPMLGVL, from the coding sequence ATGTATAAATTGGAAAACCCTGAAGTAGCAGAAGTATTCAATAAATATCCAGAAACCATGCGTCAAAAGTTAATGTTCCTTAGAAAACTTGTTTTAGATACAGCATCAGATTTAGAAGAAGTAAATAACATTGAAGAAACATTAAAATGGGGAGAACCAAGTTATCTCACAAAAAGTGGGAGTACCATCAGAATGAATTTGAAAAAATCAAATTCAGATCAATATGCAATGTATTTTGTCTGTACTACCAATTTGGTAGAAACATTCAGAGAACTTTATGGAGAAAGTTTTAAATTTGAAGGCAATAGAGCCATCATTTTTGATAAAAATGATGAAGTACCCATTAATGAGTTGAAACATTGTATTTCATTGGCTCTCACATACCACAGAAGAAAACACCTACCAATGTTGGGCGTACTATAA
- a CDS encoding XkdX family protein: protein MNWKKIVKRYYPKYYTIDQVKVFVERGKITEAEFLEITEQEFAA from the coding sequence ATGAATTGGAAAAAGATTGTAAAGCGTTATTATCCGAAATATTACACTATTGATCAAGTGAAAGTGTTTGTTGAACGTGGAAAGATTACTGAAGCAGAGTTTTTAGAGATCACAGAACAGGAATTTGCAGCATAA
- a CDS encoding alanine--tRNA ligase-related protein: MVKMTPDELRKSYIDFMKGIGASQVPSSSLLPENDPSTLFTGSGMQPMVPYLLGEKHPIGNEIANIQKCLRTVDIDEVGDTSHLTFFEMIGRWEFKANENNYKKKQIDAIWNWHIIELGIDPGRLYISAFIGSDDLNIQKDTEAIQIWSEKFKSVGIEPIIEDDPYQYGASRGGKIFLYDENENWWCRAGSPLDMPVGEPGGTDSEMFYDLEPGGDSLDHPASDSERFLEIGNNVFMCYKKEDTGFVKMQNPNIDYGGGLERVATALNDRYTRKFCG; this comes from the coding sequence ATGGTGAAAATGACACCGGATGAGTTAAGAAAATCATATATTGATTTTATGAAAGGAATAGGGGCTAGCCAAGTGCCCTCTTCTAGCTTGTTACCAGAAAATGATCCCTCAACGTTGTTTACAGGAAGTGGAATGCAACCTATGGTTCCATATTTATTGGGGGAAAAGCATCCGATAGGTAATGAGATTGCTAATATTCAGAAGTGTTTAAGGACAGTGGATATTGATGAAGTAGGAGATACGTCGCATCTGACATTTTTTGAAATGATAGGTCGATGGGAGTTTAAAGCAAATGAAAATAACTATAAGAAAAAGCAAATCGATGCCATTTGGAATTGGCATATTATAGAATTAGGAATTGATCCTGGCAGGCTGTATATCAGTGCTTTTATAGGAAGTGATGATTTGAATATACAGAAAGATACGGAAGCCATTCAAATCTGGTCAGAAAAATTTAAATCAGTTGGTATTGAACCTATTATTGAAGATGATCCCTATCAATATGGGGCATCTAGAGGTGGAAAAATATTCTTATACGATGAAAATGAAAATTGGTGGTGTCGAGCTGGAAGTCCATTGGATATGCCTGTTGGAGAACCGGGTGGAACTGATAGTGAAATGTTCTATGATCTTGAACCAGGCGGTGATTCACTGGATCATCCTGCTTCTGATAGCGAGAGATTTTTAGAAATTGGGAACAACGTATTTATGTGTTACAAAAAAGAAGACACAGGATTTGTAAAAATGCAAAATCCCAATATTGATTATGGAGGCGGATTAGAAAGGGTTGCAACAGCCCTTAATGATAGGTATACAAGGAAGTTTTGTGGGTGA
- a CDS encoding amphi-Trp domain-containing protein yields the protein MAALKKGAKIECDFRDDEVELSDQDQVILEVKVCEKDQNKKVKLDWSVDEFIMGTDSSSGPPPTAVNPSATVEYTLCKNSQQIGSTVTSGHSIDLEFTNSSFPLNASFTQNNQPNFTFCDTPSLGMNCYQVKARKLDPSGTNTTSRAVVTDRSLNAIYIDKKK from the coding sequence ATGGCAGCTTTAAAAAAAGGAGCGAAGATAGAATGTGACTTTAGGGATGATGAGGTTGAATTAAGCGACCAGGACCAAGTCATTCTTGAGGTGAAAGTTTGTGAGAAGGATCAGAATAAAAAAGTGAAACTGGATTGGTCGGTTGATGAATTCATCATGGGAACTGATTCTAGTTCTGGACCACCACCCACTGCAGTAAACCCTTCCGCTACAGTAGAATACACGCTTTGTAAGAATAGTCAACAGATAGGATCAACTGTAACATCAGGACATTCGATTGATTTAGAATTTACGAACTCTTCTTTCCCTTTAAATGCATCTTTTACGCAAAACAACCAACCGAACTTTACGTTTTGTGACACCCCATCGCTTGGAATGAATTGTTATCAAGTGAAGGCGAGAAAATTAGACCCTAGTGGCACTAATACAACTTCAAGGGCCGTTGTAACGGATAGATCATTGAATGCGATTTATATCGACAAAAAAAAATAA
- a CDS encoding peptidoglycan recognition family protein, with translation MKLSFEIKYPITKEFLTSGTKRRSGIKMSKVGFIVAHDTGNDGSTALQNITYYENSKNDMSASAHIFVDDTGIYECIPFLTDTPEKAWHVQYQKTMDNHLFGDDANDIAGGVELCYSYKRGRINNEESYKRYVWVLAYICYKFGLNPAKTVVGHHVLDPQRKTDPQNALSKMGRSYDQLLQDIVTEYYDCLSKEDVLMQLKEWQIELANDAIDRLYKKKLIVNAEDWKKKLIENPQDILQDMPWLFFVMLDRLSENNDRGVK, from the coding sequence ATGAAATTGAGCTTTGAAATTAAATATCCCATCACAAAAGAATTCCTCACATCAGGGACCAAAAGACGATCTGGAATTAAAATGTCAAAAGTAGGATTTATTGTTGCTCATGATACTGGAAATGATGGTTCCACAGCATTGCAAAATATTACTTATTACGAGAATTCAAAAAATGACATGAGTGCATCAGCACATATTTTTGTAGATGACACGGGGATATATGAATGCATTCCATTCCTAACAGATACTCCAGAAAAAGCATGGCATGTTCAATACCAAAAAACGATGGATAATCATTTGTTTGGGGATGATGCAAATGATATCGCTGGTGGCGTTGAGCTTTGTTATTCCTACAAAAGAGGAAGAATCAACAATGAAGAATCTTATAAAAGATACGTTTGGGTTTTAGCTTATATTTGTTACAAGTTTGGATTGAACCCTGCTAAAACTGTTGTGGGTCATCATGTCTTAGATCCACAGCGAAAAACAGATCCACAAAACGCTCTTTCAAAAATGGGAAGATCCTATGACCAACTATTACAAGATATAGTAACGGAATACTATGATTGTTTATCTAAGGAGGACGTATTAATGCAGTTAAAAGAATGGCAAATTGAACTGGCTAATGATGCTATTGATAGATTGTATAAAAAAAAATTAATAGTGAATGCAGAAGATTGGAAAAAGAAACTGATTGAAAATCCTCAAGATATACTTCAAGATATGCCATGGTTATTTTTTGTGATGTTAGATAGATTAAGTGAAAATAATGATAGAGGTGTTAAATAA
- a CDS encoding glycosyltransferase family 2 protein: MTTISLCLNVKDEEEVLNRCLSSIAHLVDEIIIVDSGSTDKTKEIARNYTDKIYDFKWKGDLSEARNFSFSKATKDYIMWLDADDIVPEESQKKISEFKKNLAIYKMDVVVMEYQYAFDDEGNPTLTQLRDNIVRRECNFRWKGFVHSALDYSGREVFITNIVIKHKKNKLHSDRILKTYESVIEQGKILSNGHPFYYANACFGNKQYRKAMEWYERCLNENIYSDEIQIFIYGQLTDCHIHFNELDKAITCSLHTFHIDSPRAEICCKLGHIHDLKNEIHQAISWYKIATVIDFPQHSTFIQPFYYTWFPHVQLCACYMSLSNYTEAKKHNDIVAEYIPNSSCVTNNEKLLEELKSKIEDMT, translated from the coding sequence ATGACTACGATAAGTCTTTGTTTGAACGTAAAAGATGAAGAAGAAGTATTAAATAGATGTTTATCGTCTATCGCTCATTTAGTAGATGAAATTATAATTGTGGATTCAGGTTCAACGGATAAGACAAAAGAGATAGCCAGGAATTATACGGACAAGATTTATGATTTTAAGTGGAAGGGAGATCTTTCTGAAGCACGAAACTTCTCTTTTTCTAAAGCGACGAAAGACTATATTATGTGGTTAGATGCAGATGACATTGTTCCAGAAGAAAGCCAAAAAAAAATTTCCGAGTTCAAAAAAAATCTTGCGATTTATAAAATGGATGTTGTGGTGATGGAATATCAATACGCCTTTGATGATGAGGGAAATCCAACACTTACCCAACTTCGTGATAATATCGTAAGAAGAGAATGTAATTTTCGTTGGAAAGGATTTGTTCACTCGGCACTTGATTACTCTGGGAGAGAAGTATTCATAACCAATATTGTGATAAAACATAAAAAAAATAAATTACATTCAGATCGAATTTTAAAAACTTATGAAAGTGTGATTGAGCAAGGCAAGATATTATCTAATGGGCATCCGTTTTACTATGCGAATGCATGTTTTGGAAACAAACAATATAGAAAAGCGATGGAATGGTATGAAAGATGCCTCAACGAAAACATATACAGTGATGAAATTCAAATTTTTATATACGGGCAGCTTACTGATTGTCATATCCATTTTAACGAATTAGATAAAGCGATTACATGTAGCTTGCATACTTTCCATATTGATTCTCCTAGGGCAGAGATTTGTTGTAAATTAGGTCACATACACGATCTTAAAAATGAAATTCACCAGGCTATTAGTTGGTATAAAATAGCCACAGTGATTGATTTCCCACAACATAGTACGTTTATTCAACCATTTTACTATACATGGTTCCCCCATGTGCAATTATGTGCTTGTTATATGTCACTTAGTAATTATACGGAGGCAAAAAAGCATAATGACATAGTGGCAGAGTATATCCCTAATAGTTCTTGTGTTACCAATAATGAGAAGTTATTGGAGGAACTGAAATCTAAAATTGAAGATATGACTTAA
- a CDS encoding YafY family protein, with product MKIERLIAIIMLLLEREVVPTSELTEKLEVSRRTIFRDIDTLNMAGLPIMTTRGFKGGVSLMKTYKVDNKLFTPKDVNSLITSLKSYYQLLENKEIANTLIKLESLTEGNESLKHRFDEEYFSIDLEPNQGNRSLKNLIKVIEKAMKDKHYLLFKYIDKNGEVSVRKVEPYKVIFKERSWYLQAFSLEKNDYRVFKLARMNKLRISEELFTPQNFTPIPMNSTDWMTEDKVPVTIKIDKSIKDRVIERFGEEYIIANNGDDYLAKYPIADNEHGYNLLLLFGMKCEIIEPLSVRENFKKYIQNILGKYNDVNT from the coding sequence ATGAAAATTGAACGTCTAATTGCTATTATCATGCTTCTTTTAGAGAGAGAAGTAGTACCCACAAGCGAACTTACTGAAAAGCTGGAAGTAAGTAGAAGAACCATATTTAGAGATATTGACACGTTAAATATGGCAGGACTCCCTATTATGACAACAAGAGGTTTTAAAGGTGGCGTGAGTTTGATGAAGACCTACAAAGTTGATAATAAATTATTTACTCCAAAAGATGTAAACAGTTTAATAACCAGCTTAAAAAGCTATTATCAATTGCTAGAAAACAAAGAAATTGCAAATACGTTGATAAAATTGGAGAGCCTTACAGAAGGAAATGAATCATTAAAACACAGATTTGATGAAGAATATTTTTCTATCGATCTAGAACCTAATCAAGGAAACCGCTCATTGAAAAATCTGATTAAAGTAATTGAAAAAGCGATGAAGGATAAACACTATTTGTTGTTCAAATACATAGACAAAAACGGTGAAGTTAGCGTTCGCAAGGTTGAACCTTACAAAGTTATCTTTAAAGAAAGGAGCTGGTACTTGCAAGCTTTTAGTTTAGAAAAAAACGACTATAGAGTATTCAAGCTTGCCAGAATGAATAAGTTACGGATTTCAGAAGAATTATTTACTCCACAGAATTTTACACCAATACCCATGAATAGTACGGATTGGATGACTGAAGATAAAGTACCAGTTACGATTAAAATAGATAAATCCATAAAAGATAGAGTTATTGAACGATTCGGAGAAGAATATATTATTGCCAACAACGGGGATGATTATTTAGCAAAATATCCAATTGCAGATAATGAACATGGATATAATCTACTTCTTTTGTTTGGAATGAAGTGTGAAATAATTGAACCTCTAAGTGTCAGAGAAAATTTCAAAAAATATATACAAAATATTTTAGGCAAATATAATGATGTGAATACTTAG
- a CDS encoding FMN-dependent NADH-azoreductase, translated as MKKLLYITAHPLTGENSVSLQVGNEFLEIYEKKNPDVEIVKLDLYKENIPLLDADILSAWFKLGAGGSFESLTNEQQVKVGRISQLATQFAEADRYVFVNPMWNFSFPAVLKAYIDTIVVKGITFEANETGTFGILKGKKAVHIMASGKIYSDSLNTESEHANSLLKTTLVYLGVTEIESIFAEGMAIPDLAEGNKQAAIKKVHEVAANLEIKKVFQ; from the coding sequence ATGAAAAAATTATTGTATATTACAGCACATCCTTTAACTGGCGAAAACTCTGTGAGTCTCCAAGTAGGTAATGAGTTTTTAGAAATCTATGAGAAGAAAAATCCAGATGTAGAGATAGTTAAACTAGATTTATATAAAGAAAATATACCTTTACTTGATGCGGATATATTAAGTGCATGGTTTAAGTTAGGTGCTGGAGGAAGTTTTGAATCATTAACTAATGAACAGCAAGTTAAAGTAGGTCGTATCAGTCAATTAGCAACACAATTTGCTGAAGCAGATCGTTATGTATTTGTAAACCCAATGTGGAATTTTAGCTTTCCAGCAGTGTTAAAGGCATACATTGATACAATTGTAGTGAAAGGAATAACGTTTGAAGCTAATGAAACTGGAACATTTGGTATATTAAAAGGGAAAAAAGCTGTTCATATTATGGCTTCAGGTAAAATATATTCTGATAGTTTAAATACTGAATCAGAGCATGCTAACAGTTTATTAAAAACAACTTTAGTATACTTAGGTGTAACTGAAATAGAAAGTATCTTTGCAGAAGGTATGGCTATACCTGATTTAGCAGAAGGAAATAAGCAAGCAGCTATTAAAAAAGTACATGAAGTAGCAGCGAATTTAGAAATAAAAAAAGTCTTTCAGTAA